From one Coffea eugenioides isolate CCC68of chromosome 11, Ceug_1.0, whole genome shotgun sequence genomic stretch:
- the LOC113752466 gene encoding protein FAR1-RELATED SEQUENCE 5-like: MGMEFESEEDAYNFYLAYAKEVGFGIKRSSFHKDSNGKLMDRVFCCSAEGKREKDKRDLNVRAPRPETRFNCSAKMKVNSRQTGKFRICQLIIEHNHYLSSPNKSHLHRSHRKINSIHAAEIDMAYHVGIAPKVSHELMALQVGGRENLGFIPEDYRNYLRSKRTIQMEVGDTGGVLEYLQKMQLEDPNFFYAIQVDQDDLITNIFWTDGLIRADYASFGDVVCFDTTYRKNNEGRPFALFVGVNNHKQTAIFGAALLYDETASTFEWLFDTFARAMSGKKPNTILTDQDAAMAKGLISTWPETRHRLCIWHIFQNAAIHLSHVFESFKQFANDFSKCVYDFDEEEDFISEWNTMLKKYGLEDNDWLKRMFEIKEKWALVYGRETFCADMTTTQRSESMNSVIKRYVTYKNKFHEFFNHFGRLVDDRRYKELKTDFRAYMSTPVLPFDVDVLKQAASVYTPEVFKWFEIEWGKSYDCGIITYSEVGTVIEYKITPKGRKNYHMVRFDSIGDQISCSCKKFEFSGILCSHSLKVLNIRNIMKIPSQYIIKRWTNKAKAGYVKDHNCCNINNDLDPKVLFTKRYRDLCRLYTQLVTKAAQTEETYKIAKEGLLKILDLVDARLHQEGSSNEMSNATKVSNPTNNTTNASGINIKAYRRYYKYCIYEVQYATAWITRGKYK; this comes from the exons ATGGGCATGGAATTTGAGAGTGAAGAAGATGCTTATAATTTTTACTTAGCATATGCAAAGGaagttggttttggaatcaAAAGAAGTAGCTTCCACAAAGATAGTAATGGTAAGCTCATGGATAGGGTCTTTTGTTGTAGTGCTGAAGGAAAACGAGAAAAGGATAAAAGAGATCTCAATGTAAGAGCCCCTCGTCCTGAAACACGATTTAATTGTTCGGCGAAGATGAAGGTTAACAGTAGACAAACTGGTAAGTTTCGTATATGTCAGTTGATCATTGAGCATAATCACTATCTTTCAAGTCCCAACAAAAGTCATTTACACAGATCACATAGAAAGATAAATTCTATTCATGCAGCTGAAATTGATATGGCATACCATGTGGGTATAGCACCAAAAGTTTCTCATGAACTTATGGCACTACAAGTAGGAGGACGGGAGAACTTAGGTTTCATTCCTGAGGATTATAGGAATTATTTACGTTCTAAACGAACAATACAAATGGAAGTTGGAGATACAGGAGGCGTACTTGAATATTTGCAAAAAATGCAATTAGAGGATCCTAATTTCTTCTATGCAATTCAAGTGGATCAGGATGATTTGATTACAAATATTTTTTGGACTGACGGATTAATAAGAGCAGATTATGCAAGTTTTGGAGATGTTGTTTGTTTTGACACGACGTATAGAAAGAATAATGAAGGCCGTCCATTTGCATTATTTGTTGGAGTGAATAATCATAAACAGACTGCAATATTTGGGGCTGCTTTATTATATGATGAAACTGCTTCAACATTTGAGTGGTTGTTTGACACTTTTGCGAGAGCAATGTCAGGAAAAAAACCAAATACTATACTTACGGATCAGGACGCAGCAATGGCTAAAGGACTAATTTCTACATGGCCTGAAACACGTCACCGTCTTTGCATATGGCATATATTTCAAAATGCAGCTATTCATCTCAGTCATGTGTTCGAAAGTTTTAAACAATTTGCAAATGATTTCAGTAAATGTGTATATGAttttgatgaagaagaagacTTTATATCTGAATGGAATACTATGTTGAAGAAGTATGGTCTTGAAGACAATGATTGGTTAAAACGTATGTTTGagattaaagaaaaatgggCATTGGTGTATGGAAGGGAAACATTTTGTGCAGATATGACAACAACTCAAAGGAGCGAAAGCATGAATAGTGTGATAAAAAGGTATGTAACCTACAAGAATAAATTTCATGAGTTTTTCAATCATTTCGGGAGGTTAGTTGATGATCGTAGATATAAAGAACTTAAAACTGACTTTAGAGCATATATGAGTACTCCAGTACTACCATTCGATGTTGATGTTTTGAAACAAGCTGCAAGTGTTTATACTCCTGAAGTATTCAAATGGTTTGAAATTGAGTGGGGTAAATCTTATGATTGTGGTATAATCACCTACAGTGAGGTTGGAACAGTGATAGAATATAAGATCACTCCTAAAGGCAGAAAAAACTATCATATGGTTAGATTTGATTCAATAGGTGATCAGATTTCATGTAGTTGCAAGAAGTTTGAATTCTCTGGGATTTTATGCTCTCATTCTCTGAAAGTTCTTAATATAAGAAATATCATGAAGATCCCTAGTCAATACATAATAAAGAGATGGACCAATAAAGCAAAAGCTGGATATGTTAAAGACCACAATTGTTGCAATATCAATAATGATTTGGATCCGAAAGTGCTTTTTACGAAGCGTTACAGAGATTTGTGTAGACTATATACTCAATTGGTCACAAAAGCTGCTCAAACAGAAGAAACTTATAAAATTGCTAAAGAAGGCCTTTTGAAAATATTGGATTTGGTTGATGCAAGGTTACATCAAGAGGGGTCGAGCAATGAGATGTCAAATGCAACAAAAGTTTCCAACCCCACAAATAACACTACTAATGCAAGTGGTATCAATATCAAGG ccTATAGGAGATACTATAAATATTGTATCTACGAGGTGCAGTATGCAACAGCATGGATTACAAGAG gcaAATACAAATGA